ATTGGCAACTGGGATTATTTCGATTTCTTATTTATCCAATATTGAAACGTGTAAGAAGATTCCTAGCCTTGAGACATTATTATTTTTAGCGGATCGTTTAAATGTTTCTCATCAACAGCTAGTTTTTGAAGAGGTTGGAAATTCAGACTTGGAAACACTTTTTATTGATCTTTTTAATTGTTTGGTGCGCAATCAAATGCTAGAAGCTAAGCAAAAATTAGATGAGATAGAGCATAACTATTCTATTCAAATGGAAAGCCCCATAGCTGAAATAAGTTATTACTTATTAGTCTGTATTTATCAACTAAAGTCTTGGCAATTTAACGAAGCCCAAGAAATTCGTGAGTTGTTTATTCATTCTTTTGCCAAATTGATTGATAAGAGTTTTTTACCTATTGAGTTACAACGGTACTATTATTTCTATGAAGGCTTGCGCTTAAATTTAGCAACCAGCTATTTAGAGTCAATAAATAGCTATCAAAAATACTTAGCTTTAGAACATTCAGATGCAAAGATGAATGTAATGGTCGAAGGTTATATTGCGTTGAATTATATTTGTTTAAGTCAATATGAGAGTGCTTTAAAATTAATTGATTCTGCATTAGATAAAACTAAAAAACTTCCACTTAATCAGCAAGGTAATAAGATTCAATTACTCTATTTTAAAGGTTTTGTTTATTATTTTATTCAGTTTTATGACCATGCGGTAACAAGTCTAGAAGCGGCTTTAATTAGTTTAGAGGACTACCCAGAAATGGAAGCTGAGTCTGAAAAAGAAACCTATTTAGATGCATTTTATTTTAGTTTAATTGCAAAACTTCAATCAAATCGTCCTATTTTAAAGAATGAATATTTACCAATAGCTGAGTTATTTGTTTTATTTTCAGAAA
This Carnobacterium maltaromaticum DSM 20342 DNA region includes the following protein-coding sequences:
- a CDS encoding helix-turn-helix domain-containing protein; this translates as MTQLLGVRIANLRKQKKLSTKKLATGIISISYLSNIETCKKIPSLETLLFLADRLNVSHQQLVFEEVGNSDLETLFIDLFNCLVRNQMLEAKQKLDEIEHNYSIQMESPIAEISYYLLVCIYQLKSWQFNEAQEIRELFIHSFAKLIDKSFLPIELQRYYYFYEGLRLNLATSYLESINSYQKYLALEHSDAKMNVMVEGYIALNYICLSQYESALKLIDSALDKTKKLPLNQQGNKIQLLYFKGFVYYFIQFYDHAVTSLEAALISLEDYPEMEAESEKETYLDAFYFSLIAKLQSNRPILKNEYLPIAELFVLFSEKGELEKAELLLATLNVLEARPQEMDYFIQFGSALCAIHAGNEKAYVEQITQLLKVIHLSNDDSFIQKVKKQASSYFAKQQKYKKSYEILK